The following coding sequences are from one Ancylobacter sp. TS-1 window:
- the tviB gene encoding Vi polysaccharide biosynthesis UDP-N-acetylglucosamine C-6 dehydrogenase TviB gives MTGLSAILPREDATIAVIGLGYVGLPLAVEFGKLRPVIGFDIDPGRLASLVAGKDNTREISYEELAQARHLRFTSDPTDLTAASIYIVTVPTPIDAHKRPDLTPLLNASKTIGRALKRGDIVIYESTVYPGATEEDCVPVLELNSGLRFNEDFFCGYSPERINPGDKTHQLTAIRKVTAGSTPEVAATVDALYASIIAAGTYKAESIRVAEAAKVIENTQRDLNIALVNELAIIFNRMGIDTEAVLTAAGTKWNFLPFRPGLVGGHCIGVDPYYLTHKAEALGYQSQVILAGRRINDGMGTYVAGQMVKAMLRRRIQVNGSRVLILGLTFKENCPDLRNTKVVDVVAELKEYGILVDVYDPWADPDEARAEYGLDLVPEVPAGAYDGVIIAVGHRVFAELGVGGIRAFGREGHVLYDLKHVLPTYAADLRL, from the coding sequence ATGACAGGACTATCAGCAATATTGCCGCGCGAGGATGCAACCATCGCGGTGATTGGCCTCGGTTATGTCGGGTTGCCCCTGGCGGTGGAATTTGGCAAGCTTCGTCCAGTCATCGGTTTCGACATCGACCCTGGGCGTCTTGCCTCACTCGTCGCGGGGAAAGACAATACGCGCGAGATCTCCTACGAGGAGTTGGCCCAGGCGCGGCATCTGCGCTTCACATCTGACCCTACTGATCTGACTGCAGCGTCGATATATATCGTTACCGTGCCGACGCCGATTGACGCTCATAAGCGTCCGGACCTGACGCCGCTTTTGAATGCATCCAAGACCATCGGTCGAGCGCTTAAGCGCGGTGACATTGTTATCTATGAATCTACTGTGTATCCCGGTGCTACGGAGGAAGACTGCGTTCCTGTTCTGGAACTGAACTCGGGTTTGCGCTTCAACGAGGACTTCTTCTGCGGCTATTCGCCCGAGCGGATCAACCCCGGCGACAAGACGCACCAGCTGACCGCCATCCGCAAAGTGACTGCTGGCTCGACACCCGAGGTGGCCGCGACTGTGGACGCGCTCTACGCATCGATAATCGCAGCCGGTACTTACAAAGCCGAGAGTATTCGCGTAGCCGAGGCTGCGAAAGTGATCGAGAACACTCAGCGCGATCTCAATATCGCACTGGTTAACGAGCTGGCGATCATATTCAACCGAATGGGGATCGACACCGAGGCGGTATTGACGGCGGCTGGAACCAAATGGAACTTTCTGCCGTTTCGGCCGGGCCTCGTCGGCGGCCACTGCATCGGCGTTGATCCCTACTACTTGACCCACAAGGCTGAGGCCTTGGGGTATCAATCGCAGGTGATCCTAGCTGGACGACGTATAAATGACGGCATGGGTACTTATGTCGCCGGTCAGATGGTCAAGGCGATGCTGCGCAGGCGTATCCAGGTCAATGGATCGCGCGTTCTGATCCTCGGGCTAACCTTCAAGGAGAACTGTCCGGATTTGCGCAATACCAAGGTGGTCGACGTAGTAGCCGAGTTGAAGGAATATGGCATTCTGGTCGACGTTTACGACCCCTGGGCCGACCCGGATGAGGCGCGGGCAGAATATGGGCTAGACCTCGTTCCCGAGGTGCCGGCCGGTGCATATGACGGTGTGATCATTGCCGTCGGCCACCGCGTCTTCGCCGAACTGGGTGTTGGAGGTATCCGCGCCTTTGGCAGAGAGGGACACGTTCTTTACGATTTGAAACACGTGCTGCCCACATATGCTGCTGACCTACGGCTCTGA
- a CDS encoding SDR family NAD(P)-dependent oxidoreductase — translation MRNILITGTAGFIGFHLAQLLLTEGFRVHGYDGMTDYYDVTLKRCRHNILMQNQGFSATEALLEDRAHLETVFDVFRPDAVIHLAAQAGVRYSLENPRAYLDSNVIGTFNVMEAARRLEVRHLLIASTSSVYGANDEMPFLETEKADTQLTIYAATKKAAESMAHAYAHLWGMPTTMLRFFTVYGAWGRPDLALYKFVDAILDGRSIDIYNNGEMFRDFTYVEDLVRGIRLLVDAVPERPASKDAIVPGDSLSPVAPFRVVNIGNSNKVRLLDFINAIEDCLGKRAIRNYMPIQMGDVPATWADSELLQRLTGYRPQTDFRDGIARFVEWFRDYYGK, via the coding sequence ATGCGTAATATTCTGATCACGGGCACGGCGGGTTTCATTGGCTTCCATTTGGCGCAGCTGCTGCTGACTGAAGGTTTTCGCGTGCACGGCTATGACGGCATGACGGATTACTACGACGTCACGTTAAAGCGGTGCCGGCATAATATACTAATGCAGAATCAGGGCTTCTCGGCCACCGAAGCATTGCTGGAAGACCGGGCTCACCTAGAAACGGTGTTCGATGTATTTCGCCCTGATGCCGTCATTCATCTCGCCGCCCAAGCCGGAGTGCGGTACAGCCTCGAGAACCCACGCGCCTATCTCGACTCTAACGTGATCGGCACCTTCAACGTGATGGAGGCTGCGCGACGTTTGGAGGTTAGGCACCTGCTAATAGCCTCGACTTCCTCAGTCTACGGTGCCAATGACGAGATGCCCTTCTTGGAGACGGAAAAGGCCGACACCCAACTTACCATCTACGCGGCTACTAAGAAAGCCGCCGAGAGCATGGCTCATGCGTATGCGCACCTCTGGGGCATGCCGACCACAATGTTGCGCTTCTTCACCGTCTATGGGGCGTGGGGAAGGCCGGACCTCGCGCTCTACAAGTTTGTGGACGCAATTCTCGATGGCAGGTCTATTGACATATACAATAATGGCGAGATGTTTCGCGACTTTACTTACGTTGAGGATCTCGTCCGCGGCATTCGCCTGTTGGTCGACGCCGTCCCCGAGCGGCCCGCCTCTAAGGATGCGATCGTGCCGGGTGACAGTCTATCGCCAGTGGCGCCGTTCCGTGTCGTTAATATCGGCAATTCCAACAAAGTGCGGCTACTGGATTTTATCAACGCGATCGAGGATTGCCTCGGCAAGAGGGCGATCCGCAATTACATGCCTATACAGATGGGCGATGTTCCCGCTACGTGGGCGGACTCGGAGCTTTTACAAAGGTTGACCGGGTACCGACCACAAACTGATTTCCGCGACGGTATCGCGCGCTTTGTTGAATGGTTCAGGGACTACTACGGGAAATGA
- a CDS encoding glycosyltransferase family 4 protein encodes MHIFVLASYAPSLLNFRGPLLRELLAEGHRVSVAAPQIDPQLRQRMESFGISVFEVPLERTGLGIVADLMFYRAVRHLMNKLRPDRLLTYTIKPNIWGAFAAYSAGVPSVAMVTGLGYVFTETDVRPSLRERAARLIARKLYRVTTARNRSVIFQNPDDRRDFINAGCLADPSKARLVHGSGVDLDHYARAPLPGQPVFLMIARLVSAKGVRDYARAALELRRQRSAARFQLAGPLDGGPDSIAVSELDGWIASGLEYLGPLDDVRPAIAGAQVFVLPSYREGTPRAVLEAMAMGRAIITTDTPGCRETITHGSEGLLVPPRDPWALAAAMIHLAGSIELSAAMGERAFERARMKYEVHAVNRAVIDILMG; translated from the coding sequence ATGCACATCTTCGTTCTCGCTTCCTACGCGCCGTCTTTGCTCAATTTTCGGGGCCCGCTCCTGCGGGAACTCTTGGCCGAGGGGCACCGCGTCAGCGTGGCTGCACCGCAGATCGACCCGCAATTGCGCCAACGAATGGAGAGCTTCGGAATATCAGTCTTTGAGGTTCCGCTTGAACGGACGGGGCTCGGCATCGTCGCCGACCTCATGTTCTACAGGGCGGTACGGCATCTGATGAACAAGTTGCGTCCAGACCGGCTGCTGACATATACGATAAAACCGAACATATGGGGCGCCTTTGCCGCTTATTCTGCTGGTGTGCCATCGGTAGCAATGGTCACAGGACTCGGCTATGTTTTTACAGAAACAGATGTTCGGCCATCGCTGCGAGAGCGTGCTGCCCGGCTGATTGCGCGCAAGCTCTACCGCGTCACTACCGCGCGGAATCGCAGCGTGATTTTTCAGAATCCCGACGACCGCCGCGATTTCATCAACGCGGGGTGCCTCGCCGACCCGTCCAAAGCCCGGCTGGTCCATGGTTCAGGGGTGGACCTCGATCACTATGCGCGTGCCCCACTGCCGGGCCAGCCTGTCTTTCTCATGATCGCACGGCTCGTAAGTGCCAAGGGCGTTCGCGACTATGCCCGCGCGGCACTCGAACTGCGCCGCCAGCGGTCTGCGGCTCGCTTCCAGCTTGCCGGTCCCCTTGATGGCGGTCCCGATAGCATCGCGGTTTCAGAGTTGGACGGATGGATCGCCAGCGGGCTTGAGTATCTTGGGCCACTTGATGACGTCCGCCCGGCCATAGCTGGGGCGCAGGTCTTCGTCCTGCCGTCATACCGCGAGGGTACGCCGCGTGCGGTTCTGGAGGCCATGGCCATGGGCCGAGCCATCATCACGACGGACACGCCTGGCTGCCGCGAAACTATCACGCATGGCTCCGAGGGTCTGCTCGTGCCCCCCCGCGATCCGTGGGCCTTGGCCGCCGCCATGATCCACCTTGCTGGGAGTATCGAGTTGAGTGCGGCCATGGGCGAAAGGGCATTTGAGCGTGCCCGCATGAAATACGAGGTCCACGCTGTGAACCGGGCGGTGATCGACATTCTTATGGGGTGA
- a CDS encoding nucleoside-diphosphate sugar epimerase/dehydratase translates to MLVDAVLLALSFGLAMALRLDGFSPALTPSSWLAFALVLPCTLLLFRVMGLYRAVVRHVAGRTVQLLAVGLAVSAMLLLGAKSFGLFLPRSVPAIYWLLAMGLLGGARFGLRALYRQRQARLRVRVIIFGAGNAGRQLLATLEHGGDYAAVAFVDDATELQGRDIGGLRVHAPARLSSLVAEHGVERVLLAIPSASRQQRRNILERMEGLGIRVQTVPGLSDIVSGRAKLSEIREVAIEDLLGRDPVPPRQGLLDANIRGKTVMVTGAGGSIGSELCRQILRQGPVTIVLLDVSEYALYQIDMELRDAVAAEHLPVEIVPLLGSIRDEARVAEVLRRQEVDTIFHAAAYKHVPLVESNAIEGVRNNVFGTLTLARKAVETGVKTFVLVSTDKAVRPTNVMGASKRMAEMICQAMADGPTVFSIVRFGNVLGSSGSVIPLFRRQIEVGGPLTVTHPDVTRYFMTIPEAAQLVIQAGAMARGGDVFILDMGESVRIIDLARRMARLSGLNPVVIGVDPPNATASSGDIEIRFTHLRPGEKLHEELLIDSCAATTNHPRILSARETHLPWPDLAAILTELETACANYRTSDLRDILRRVPMGYVSSPQAKVEPDGNVSRSSHPGWHAESGVQVNFPSLRG, encoded by the coding sequence ATGCTGGTGGATGCGGTGCTGCTGGCGCTCAGCTTCGGGCTGGCCATGGCGCTGCGTCTCGACGGGTTCTCCCCGGCCCTGACGCCGTCCAGCTGGCTTGCCTTTGCGCTCGTCCTGCCCTGCACCTTGCTGTTGTTTCGCGTGATGGGGCTTTACCGGGCCGTGGTGCGCCATGTCGCCGGGCGCACGGTGCAGTTGCTCGCCGTCGGCCTTGCCGTCTCGGCTATGCTGCTGCTGGGGGCGAAGAGCTTCGGCCTGTTCCTGCCGCGTTCGGTGCCCGCCATTTACTGGCTGCTGGCGATGGGGCTCTTGGGCGGGGCGCGCTTTGGCCTGCGCGCGTTGTATCGCCAGCGTCAGGCGCGGCTGAGGGTGCGGGTTATCATCTTCGGCGCCGGCAATGCCGGGCGCCAGCTTTTAGCCACGCTGGAACATGGCGGCGATTACGCTGCTGTAGCCTTCGTCGACGACGCAACGGAGCTGCAGGGGCGCGACATTGGCGGATTGCGCGTACACGCGCCTGCGCGCCTGTCCAGCCTGGTGGCCGAACATGGCGTCGAACGCGTGCTGCTGGCCATTCCCAGCGCCTCGCGTCAGCAGCGCCGCAACATATTGGAGCGGATGGAGGGGCTGGGAATTCGCGTCCAGACCGTTCCCGGGCTCTCCGACATCGTCTCGGGCCGAGCCAAACTCAGCGAGATCCGCGAGGTCGCGATCGAGGATCTGCTCGGTCGCGACCCAGTGCCGCCACGGCAGGGCCTGCTCGACGCTAATATTCGCGGCAAGACGGTGATGGTGACGGGGGCGGGCGGCTCAATCGGCAGCGAGCTGTGCCGGCAGATTCTGCGGCAGGGGCCGGTGACGATAGTGCTGCTGGACGTGTCAGAATATGCACTCTATCAAATAGATATGGAACTTCGCGATGCCGTTGCAGCGGAGCACCTGCCGGTAGAAATTGTGCCACTGCTCGGCTCCATCCGAGATGAGGCGCGCGTAGCGGAGGTGCTTCGCCGACAGGAAGTGGATACGATCTTCCATGCGGCTGCCTACAAGCACGTCCCGTTGGTCGAGTCCAACGCCATCGAGGGTGTGCGCAACAACGTCTTCGGGACGTTGACCCTTGCGCGCAAAGCAGTCGAAACCGGTGTGAAGACCTTCGTGCTCGTCTCGACTGACAAGGCAGTGCGGCCTACCAATGTGATGGGCGCCTCGAAACGGATGGCGGAGATGATCTGCCAAGCCATGGCTGATGGGCCGACAGTTTTTTCGATCGTGCGCTTCGGCAATGTGCTCGGCTCGTCCGGCTCTGTCATTCCGCTGTTCAGGCGGCAGATCGAGGTGGGTGGTCCCCTCACGGTGACACATCCCGATGTCACTCGCTATTTCATGACTATCCCAGAGGCGGCGCAACTGGTCATCCAGGCCGGTGCCATGGCGAGGGGCGGCGACGTGTTCATCCTTGATATGGGGGAGTCGGTGCGCATCATCGATCTAGCCCGCAGGATGGCGCGCCTCAGCGGCCTGAATCCCGTCGTGATCGGTGTAGACCCCCCCAACGCGACGGCGAGTTCGGGCGACATCGAAATCCGCTTCACTCACTTGCGGCCCGGCGAGAAGCTCCATGAAGAATTGCTGATCGACAGTTGCGCTGCGACAACGAACCACCCGCGCATTCTTTCCGCCAGAGAGACGCACCTGCCGTGGCCCGACCTAGCCGCGATTCTGACTGAGCTTGAAACGGCCTGCGCTAACTATCGGACTTCGGACTTGCGTGACATTCTCCGGCGCGTGCCGATGGGCTACGTGTCATCTCCGCAAGCGAAGGTTGAGCCGGATGGGAATGTCAGTCGGTCGTCGCATCCAGGGTGGCATGCCGAAAGTGGCGTTCAAGTGAATTTCCCCAGTCTCAGAGGCTGA
- a CDS encoding DegT/DnrJ/EryC1/StrS aminotransferase family protein yields MLNTGFSPWPSVTPEEMAAVQRVLASNRVNYWTGEEGRLFEREFAAWAGTRHAIALANGTLALDLALRGLGIGPGDEVVVTPRTFIASVSCVVNAGATPVFAEVDRDSGNLTAETIAAVLTPRTRAVVLVHLAGWPCDMDPIMQLSARHGFKVIEDCAQAHGARYRGRSVGSIGHVGAWSFCQDKIMTTGGEGGMVTTDDEALWARMWAYKDHGKSWDAVYNCQHPPGFRWLHESFGTNWRMLEMQAAIGRVQLRHMEAWTAARRAHARSIAQALAPFVGQGLRLPSPLAADDIHAQYKLYVYVQESRLRDDWSRDRIIAEIIALGVPCYHGSCSEVYLERAFEGTGWMPSVRLPVARELGDTSIVFLVHPTLTEDEISRTGAVAAQVMEQAFVLP; encoded by the coding sequence TTGCTTAACACCGGCTTCTCCCCCTGGCCGAGCGTCACGCCCGAGGAAATGGCGGCGGTGCAGCGGGTCCTTGCCTCGAACCGGGTGAACTACTGGACCGGCGAGGAGGGGCGGCTGTTCGAGCGCGAATTCGCCGCCTGGGCGGGGACGCGCCACGCCATCGCTCTCGCCAATGGCACGCTGGCGCTGGATCTCGCCCTGCGCGGCCTCGGGATCGGGCCCGGCGACGAGGTCGTCGTCACGCCGCGCACCTTCATCGCTTCGGTGTCCTGCGTGGTGAATGCGGGGGCGACCCCGGTCTTCGCCGAGGTCGACCGCGACAGCGGCAACCTGACCGCCGAGACCATCGCCGCCGTGCTCACTCCGCGCACCCGTGCCGTCGTGCTGGTGCATCTGGCCGGGTGGCCCTGCGACATGGACCCCATCATGCAACTGTCGGCGCGCCATGGCTTCAAGGTGATCGAGGATTGCGCCCAGGCCCACGGCGCCCGTTATCGCGGGCGCAGCGTCGGCTCCATCGGCCATGTCGGCGCCTGGTCCTTCTGCCAGGACAAGATCATGACCACCGGCGGCGAAGGCGGCATGGTCACCACGGACGACGAGGCGCTCTGGGCGCGCATGTGGGCTTACAAGGACCACGGCAAGAGCTGGGACGCGGTGTATAACTGCCAGCATCCGCCGGGTTTCCGCTGGCTGCATGAGAGCTTCGGCACCAATTGGCGCATGCTCGAAATGCAGGCGGCGATCGGGCGGGTGCAGCTGAGGCATATGGAGGCGTGGACTGCCGCACGCCGCGCCCATGCGCGCAGCATCGCGCAGGCGCTGGCGCCTTTTGTCGGACAAGGCCTACGTCTGCCGTCCCCCCTCGCGGCGGATGATATTCACGCGCAGTACAAACTTTACGTTTATGTGCAAGAAAGTAGATTGCGTGATGATTGGTCGCGCGACCGAATCATCGCAGAGATAATTGCCTTGGGAGTGCCTTGCTACCACGGAAGCTGTTCTGAGGTTTATCTTGAGCGTGCGTTTGAGGGGACAGGCTGGATGCCTTCTGTGAGGCTTCCCGTGGCGCGGGAGTTGGGTGATACGAGCATTGTGTTTCTCGTCCATCCCACGCTTACCGAAGACGAAATATCCCGCACCGGGGCTGTGGCCGCTCAGGTGATGGAGCAGGCATTTGTGCTGCCATGA
- a CDS encoding acetyltransferase: MNPALLILGCGGHGRVVADTAVEAGYEKIAFLDDNPPREEGRLPFPVLGPLSMLPGLAGEWPCAIAALGDGARRLALFEHLRQSRFSTPTLIHPSAIISRGATIGEGVFVAVGAIINTGARIAGAVIINTGARIDHDCDIGTATHIAPGASLSGAVTVGAGSWVGTGVSIRQNVRIGAGVTIGVGAAVVSDLLEAGTYAGVPARRLLLRNEVELA, from the coding sequence ATGAACCCGGCACTCCTCATACTCGGTTGCGGCGGGCATGGGCGTGTCGTCGCCGATACCGCGGTGGAGGCGGGCTACGAGAAGATTGCCTTCCTCGATGACAATCCGCCGCGTGAGGAAGGCCGGCTTCCCTTCCCTGTGCTCGGACCTCTGTCGATGCTGCCAGGCCTTGCCGGAGAGTGGCCTTGCGCCATCGCCGCCCTGGGCGACGGCGCGCGGCGGTTGGCGTTGTTCGAGCACCTCCGTCAGTCGCGGTTTTCAACGCCGACCCTCATCCATCCCTCCGCCATCATCAGCCGGGGCGCGACGATCGGCGAAGGCGTGTTTGTGGCAGTGGGCGCCATTATCAACACGGGAGCCCGTATCGCGGGGGCGGTCATCATCAATACCGGCGCGCGGATCGACCATGATTGCGACATCGGGACGGCTACGCACATCGCGCCGGGTGCGTCTCTCTCGGGCGCGGTGACCGTCGGTGCCGGTTCCTGGGTCGGGACCGGCGTGTCTATTCGGCAAAATGTTCGTATCGGCGCTGGCGTCACCATCGGTGTCGGCGCCGCTGTCGTGTCGGATCTTCTGGAAGCGGGCACCTATGCCGGCGTACCGGCACGCCGCCTTCTGCTACGTAATGAGGTGGAGCTTGCTTAA
- a CDS encoding sugar transferase, translating into MIKRAFDIAVAAVLLVVLAPVFVVLACLVRAKLGTPVFFRQTRPGLHGRPFEIIKFRTMTDARDSEGRLLLDCERLTRFGRFLRALSLDELPELWNVLKGEMSLVGPRPLLMEYLPLYSPEQARRHEVRPGITGWAQVNGRNAISWEEKFAMDVWYVDNRSVVLDVRIVALTVIKVLKRDGISGDGVATATKFKRTDGQPT; encoded by the coding sequence ATGATCAAGCGGGCCTTCGATATTGCCGTGGCGGCAGTCTTGCTCGTCGTGCTGGCACCGGTTTTTGTCGTTCTTGCGTGTCTCGTCCGGGCGAAGCTGGGCACGCCGGTGTTCTTTCGCCAGACGCGGCCGGGGTTGCACGGCCGGCCGTTCGAGATCATCAAGTTCCGCACCATGACCGATGCGCGGGACAGCGAAGGGCGATTGCTGCTCGATTGCGAGCGCCTGACCCGCTTCGGGCGCTTCCTGCGCGCCTTGAGCCTCGATGAGCTCCCCGAGCTGTGGAACGTCCTGAAGGGCGAGATGAGCCTTGTCGGCCCGCGGCCCTTGCTGATGGAATATCTGCCGCTCTATTCGCCGGAACAGGCCCGCCGCCATGAGGTGCGTCCGGGCATCACCGGCTGGGCGCAGGTGAACGGGCGCAACGCTATCTCATGGGAAGAGAAATTCGCGATGGACGTTTGGTATGTCGACAACCGCAGCGTCGTGCTCGATGTCCGCATCGTCGCCCTCACTGTGATCAAGGTCCTCAAGCGTGACGGAATTAGCGGCGACGGCGTTGCTACCGCGACCAAGTTCAAACGGACAGACGGTCAGCCGACATGA
- a CDS encoding O-antigen ligase, with protein sequence MSGAALQAVLPALGLFLLVALMDEERRLQFAGWAVVFGFIALFLGILQVMQGPASALRFFEISNRSESVGFFANRNHFAAQLYVTFLIGVAWLVGRGDGVLGHRGPSAPKVIWLAGAFCLGLLIMAGIALARSRAGILLLLLGLAGVVVMAPLILAVLRGRAAAPRRVRSLVLAVLVGLVLLVGQLGADRFLGRFGGGLVDQMRATLNETTLQAALEALPFGTGLGTFTAVFPVYEGPATLGPHYVNRAHDDWVEFFLETGLAGGLLVALFLVWFGSRVYRLWIAPDEKGATRLLVLQQCASLAVLLLMLHSFVDYPLRTATMLAYFAACCALMTPAEALARATRQARTPTAPAVPTRAAPARRPTRPPGAGART encoded by the coding sequence ATGAGTGGCGCGGCGCTGCAGGCGGTTCTACCCGCGCTTGGGCTTTTTCTGCTGGTCGCACTAATGGATGAGGAGCGGCGTCTTCAGTTCGCCGGCTGGGCGGTGGTATTCGGCTTCATCGCACTTTTCCTTGGCATTCTTCAGGTGATGCAGGGCCCGGCCAGCGCGCTGCGCTTCTTCGAGATTAGCAACCGCTCGGAATCGGTGGGCTTCTTCGCCAACCGCAACCATTTCGCCGCGCAGCTCTATGTGACCTTCCTCATCGGCGTCGCCTGGTTGGTCGGCCGTGGCGACGGTGTCCTGGGGCATCGGGGCCCGAGCGCGCCCAAGGTGATCTGGCTCGCGGGGGCGTTCTGTCTTGGACTGTTGATCATGGCCGGCATCGCGCTCGCCCGCTCGCGCGCCGGCATTCTGCTGCTGCTTCTGGGACTGGCGGGCGTCGTGGTCATGGCGCCGCTGATCCTCGCCGTGCTTCGCGGGCGTGCCGCCGCTCCCCGACGGGTGCGCAGCCTCGTGCTCGCCGTGCTGGTGGGGCTGGTGCTGCTGGTCGGCCAGCTTGGTGCCGACCGCTTTCTCGGCCGTTTCGGCGGCGGCCTTGTCGACCAGATGCGCGCGACCCTCAACGAGACGACGCTGCAGGCCGCGCTGGAAGCTCTGCCCTTCGGCACCGGGCTTGGCACCTTCACCGCCGTGTTCCCCGTTTATGAAGGCCCAGCGACGCTGGGCCCGCACTATGTCAACCGTGCCCATGACGACTGGGTGGAGTTCTTCCTCGAAACCGGCCTCGCGGGCGGGTTGCTGGTGGCGCTGTTCCTCGTCTGGTTCGGCTCGCGCGTGTACCGGCTGTGGATCGCCCCGGATGAGAAGGGGGCGACGCGGCTCCTGGTGCTGCAGCAATGCGCCTCGCTGGCGGTGCTGCTGCTGATGCTGCATTCCTTCGTCGATTATCCGCTGCGCACTGCCACCATGCTCGCCTATTTCGCCGCCTGCTGCGCGCTGATGACGCCGGCCGAGGCGCTGGCGCGGGCCACGCGGCAGGCGCGCACCCCCACCGCTCCCGCCGTCCCCACGCGCGCCGCGCCGGCGCGCCGGCCGACGCGGCCCCCCGGCGCGGGAGCGCGGACATGA
- a CDS encoding tyrosine-protein phosphatase — protein sequence MIDLHTHILPGIDDGAPDLAVSLEMARMQVRQGVVIAACTPHILPGVYHNSGSNIRTAVARLQRALDEAGIALRLIAGADNHVVPGFSEGLNSGHLLTLADTRYALVEPPHNVAPARLDDLVFSILLANYVPIVTHPERLRWVEDRYDLIKHMAARGAWMQVTAGSLSGRFGRRPKYWAERMMSEGIVHILASDAHDTVERPPDLAEGRQAAERLVGSAEADQLVFGRPRDIILDKPAAESAPIVVERFDDAELEDGSRGGAHGRTGDGGLHGRLRRLFGR from the coding sequence ATGATAGATCTTCATACGCATATTCTGCCCGGAATCGACGATGGCGCCCCTGATCTCGCGGTCTCGTTGGAAATGGCGCGGATGCAGGTCCGGCAGGGCGTCGTCATCGCCGCCTGCACGCCGCACATCCTTCCGGGCGTCTACCACAATTCGGGCAGCAACATCCGCACCGCCGTCGCCCGGCTGCAACGGGCGCTCGACGAGGCGGGCATCGCGCTCCGCCTGATAGCCGGCGCCGACAATCACGTGGTGCCGGGCTTTTCCGAGGGGCTCAACAGCGGCCACCTGCTGACGCTCGCTGATACGCGCTACGCCCTGGTGGAGCCGCCGCACAACGTCGCGCCGGCCCGGCTCGACGATCTGGTCTTCTCCATTCTTTTGGCCAATTACGTGCCTATCGTCACCCATCCCGAGCGTCTTCGGTGGGTGGAAGACAGATATGACCTGATCAAACACATGGCGGCCCGCGGCGCGTGGATGCAGGTCACCGCCGGATCGCTGTCGGGCCGGTTCGGGCGGCGGCCCAAATATTGGGCCGAGAGAATGATGAGCGAGGGAATTGTTCATATCCTCGCAAGCGATGCGCATGATACTGTGGAGCGTCCGCCTGATCTCGCGGAGGGACGCCAGGCAGCTGAACGTCTGGTCGGATCAGCCGAGGCCGATCAATTGGTCTTCGGGCGCCCGCGCGATATAATTTTGGACAAACCGGCCGCCGAGAGCGCGCCGATAGTAGTGGAAAGGTTCGATGACGCTGAGTTGGAAGACGGAAGTCGTGGTGGCGCGCATGGCCGTACTGGTGATGGCGGCCTTCACGGCCGGCTGCGTCGCCTCTTCGGCAGATAA
- a CDS encoding polysaccharide biosynthesis/export family protein, with translation MTLSWKTEVVVARMAVLVMAAFTAGCVASSADKGAAVVTGSTSGSSYADSPAASSTDAIKPARTATAEAANEARLATAAGTPGSDGYRVGALDVLTINVFKVDDLNKTVQVSESGKFSFPLIGEVQASGKTVSEIEKTIGSQLETNYLRNPQVTVLVKEYNSHRITVEGAVKKPGVFPMQGPMSMLQAIASSGGVNEDSDGTLLLFRKVDGRTGVVRYSMNDLRQQKTEDPDLQPGDIVMVPSSDLKVGMRYLLQTAPLARSFLLL, from the coding sequence ATGACGCTGAGTTGGAAGACGGAAGTCGTGGTGGCGCGCATGGCCGTACTGGTGATGGCGGCCTTCACGGCCGGCTGCGTCGCCTCTTCGGCAGATAAGGGCGCCGCCGTCGTCACCGGCTCGACATCGGGCAGCAGCTACGCCGACTCGCCCGCCGCTTCATCGACGGACGCGATCAAGCCGGCCAGGACCGCCACCGCCGAGGCGGCCAACGAGGCCCGGCTCGCCACCGCCGCCGGAACGCCTGGTAGCGACGGCTACCGGGTCGGCGCCCTCGATGTCCTGACGATCAACGTGTTCAAGGTCGACGACCTCAACAAGACGGTCCAGGTGTCGGAAAGCGGCAAGTTCAGCTTCCCGCTCATCGGCGAGGTCCAGGCCAGCGGCAAGACCGTCAGCGAGATCGAGAAGACCATCGGCAGCCAGCTGGAGACCAATTACCTGCGCAACCCGCAGGTCACGGTTCTGGTGAAGGAATATAACAGCCACCGCATCACCGTCGAAGGCGCGGTGAAGAAGCCAGGCGTCTTCCCGATGCAGGGGCCGATGAGCATGCTCCAGGCCATCGCGTCGAGCGGCGGGGTGAACGAGGATTCGGATGGGACGCTGCTGCTGTTCCGCAAGGTCGACGGGCGCACCGGCGTGGTGCGCTACAGCATGAACGACCTGCGCCAGCAGAAGACGGAGGACCCCGACCTCCAGCCCGGCGACATCGTGATGGTGCCCTCTTCCGACCTCAAGGTGGGCATGCGGTATCTTCTGCAGACGGCCCCCTTGGCGCGCTCGTTCCTGCTGCTGTAA